The following coding sequences are from one Pocillopora verrucosa isolate sample1 chromosome 5, ASM3666991v2, whole genome shotgun sequence window:
- the LOC131798197 gene encoding uncharacterized protein yields the protein MVPLKVLKSIFKYSSSTGSRSQNAIIQLGGTDGYVTGIVIFIIGVVFILIICIYLLTFRTEKQNRTSATRRFPVFISDGEKRPIKCRKLRKSSSKLRLTKSHKLLEVNRKWSAMYSSENSEGEEAEVTGTFPFGRLSVKRERKVSFRDSLQDVYYIESKEEVKRLEKLNNMGYNVAITRPLCSAHHHSSNITLKNAVCEEKQTVSYPVICSTITDNYIFKRKFDNSKSLEESCQKATEFETKDNMLLSNKKSVISNQVLKDEGRFQLTPLLPES from the coding sequence ATGGTtcctttgaaagttttaaagtcGATATTTAAGTATAGTTCATCGACTGGTTCGAGATCGCAAAATGCTATCATCCAACTAGGAGGAACTGATGGATATGTAACAGGAATCGTTATTTTCATTATTGGAGTTGTTTTCATTCTGATTATATGTATATACCTGCTTACTTTCCGCACAGAGAAGCAAAACAGAACATCTGCCACGCGGCGGTTCCCAGTTTTTATCAGTGATGGTGAAAAGAGACCAATCAAATGTCGAAAATTGAGGAAATCATCGAGTAAATTGCGTTTAACCAAATCACACAAGTTGCTGGAAGTCAACAGAAAATGGTCAGCAATGTACAGCTCGGAAAACTCAGAGGGTGAAGAAGCTGAAGTCACTGGAACATTTCCTTTTGGGCGTTTATCAgtcaaaagagagagaaaggtCAGCTTTAGAGACAGCTTACAGGATGTGTATTATATTGAGAGCAAGGAAGAAGTGAAGAGACTTGAAAAACTAAACAACATGGGTTATAACGTCGCTATCACAAGGCCATTATGTTCCGCGCACCATCATTCGAGTAACATAACTCTTAAAAATGCGGTCTGCGAAGAGAAACAAACGGTTTCGTACCCAGTCATATGTTCAACCATAACCGATAATTATATCTTCAAAAGAAAGTTTGATAATTCCAAAAGTTTAGAGGAAagttgccagaaagctacagaATTCGAAACCAAAGATAACATGCTACTTAGCAACAAGAAGAGCGTGATCAGCAACCAGGTTTTAAAAGATGAAGGACGATTCCAATTGACACCCTTGTTACCCGAGAGTTAA